A window of the Caretta caretta isolate rCarCar2 chromosome 21, rCarCar1.hap1, whole genome shotgun sequence genome harbors these coding sequences:
- the LOC125625121 gene encoding CMRF35-like molecule 8 has protein sequence MELRFLLLLLLLLCISGFQEQEFDAVESRMEGQRLVVKCLYSSTDYSATLKTWCRLRDEKCSPLVSTSYPSSRRHPTKFTSGRATIEDDTHNGIVTITMEKLQVQDSGAYWCARFEPPNILYRLTAIKLDVSKEFQEYDAMEGQSLSVQCPYNTQDYKEEKKAWCRRTVQNECDVLVSTDHGYFTYQNRAQKGRARIHDDTQKGIVTITMQKLQVDDAGVYWCVHYKPPRLYRIIEVKLAVTKATSTSDVPVTSTTGHTSLIFSAGVNPADSSFLSERTVIIVSVVLGVLFILVLLGLVILCTRQSRQLKTRGDGQAEGIYEEPKDATVSQGFSNMNDPKDDKQEMAQDLKYVTLVFKSRPSPPESVYANITPSQALETPHTRFPTEPVGYASISLKPLASGAKS, from the exons GATTCCAGGAACAAGAGTTTGACGCAGTGGAGAGCAGAATGGAGGGGCAGCGTCTCGTTGTTAAGTGTCTTTACAGTTCCACGGATTATAGTGCAACACTGAAAACCTGGTGCCGGCTGAGAGACGAGAAATGCTCTCCCTTAGTTAGCACCTCTTACCCATCATCACGTAGACACCCAACCAAGTTTACCTCTGGAAGAGCCACAATAGAGGATGACACCCATAATGGGATTGTAACCATCACCATGGAGAAGCTACAGGTGCAGGACTCCGGAGCGTACTGGTGTGCGCGCTTTGAGCCGCCCAATATACTGTATCGACTAACAGCAATTAAACTGGATGTTTCCAAGG AATTCCAAGAATACGATGCTATGGAGGGGCAGAGTCTCTCTGTCCAGTGTCCATACAACACACAGGATTACAAAGAGGAGAAGAAAGCCTGGTGCCGAAGGACAGTTCAGAATGAGTGTGATGTCTTGGTCAGCACTGATCACGGGTACTTCACATATCAAAACAGGGCTCAGAAAGGCAGAGCCAGGATACATGACGACACCCAGAAAGGGATTGTTACTATCACCATGCAGAAACTGCAGGTAGACGATGCAGGGGTGTACTGGTGTGTGCACTACAAGCCTCCCAGGCTTTACAGAATAATTGAAGTTAAACTGGCTGTTACCAAGG CTACATCTACCAGTGACGTCCCAGTTACCTCAACCACAGGTCACACCAGCCTAATCTTTAGTGCTGGGGTCAACCCAGCAGACAGCAG CTTCTTGAGTGAGAGAACCGTCATCATCGTCAGCGTGGTCCTGGGAGTCCTCTTCATCCTCGTGCTTCTAGGCTTGGTGATATTGTGCACCAGACAGTCCAGGCAGCTGAAGACAAGAG GTGATGGACAAGCTGAAGGCATCTATGAAGAACCCAAGGACGCCACAGTG tctcagggcttcagcaacATGAATGATCCCAAGGATGACAAACAGGAGATGGCACAAGACCTAAAATATGTCACCTTGGTCTTTAAATCCAGACCCAGTCCCCCGGAATCTGTCTATGCCAACATCACGCCAAGTCAAGCTCTGGAGACACCCCACACCAGGTTCCCCACTGAGCCTGTGGGATATGCCAGCATTTCACTCAAGCCATTAGCATCAGGCGCCAAATCGTGA